ATGAGGTGGAATTCTTAGTATACAACAGTAAATTCGTTCAAAACTCTATCAAACTACCGTTCAGCACAGCCGAGTGGGAAATCAAACATCCTTCTGGATCTCGCATGTGTTTTTTACCTGCTAATTACTCCGCTGAAGGACCGGTCACACTTATTTTTGAGAAAGGGAATAAAGCCACCGAAATCGTTGGTCAAGGTTTGAACTAAAGATTGTGAAACGAATAATGGATTCGACAGCCTATGCAGTCACCTAAAAAACAACGGGATCTCACCTAATAAGACGTCTCCCCTCCCTCAAACTACCCCTATCTATCCACTACTCAACAAACCAAAGCGGTTGATCACCCCAAAGTACTCCCCTGGCAGCGGCAACTACCTATATGTGAAATAGCACTAGGGCTACTACTTATTTAACAAACCCAGTTATATGCTAATGTGTCACTGACGATACACTGATAATTCAGCGGCAAACCACTACCCGAGCACAAGATATGATGAACCGACCGACTCTAGGACTCCCTGTTGCACTGGCCCTGATGGGCGCGCTTTTGCTCACGGGTTGCGGCACCGAACCCGAACCCCTGGCGGAAACGATTCCCCGGGTTAAGTATTTTGAAGTGGGCGAACAGGCTACCGGGCAGTCCCGGCGCATCTCCGGCAAACTGGTGGCTGCCGATACTTCCTTGCTGAGCTTTAGTGTCGCCGGCACGGTCGAGCAAGTTCTGGTCAATCGTGGGGACCGGGTAGAGAAAGGCCAGGTGCTGGCCGTGCTCGATATCGAGCCCTTGCGACTGGCGGTGGAACAGTCTCGGGCCCAGCTCAATATAGCCAGCGCTCGAGCCACCGAAACCAAACAGTCCTACGATCGGGCCATCAATCTGTTTAACAAGCAGGCACTATCGCAAGCCGATGTGGACAAGGCAACCGCCAACCACGCTACCGCTCTGGGCAACCTTAAGTCGGCACAAAGCGATCTCGATCGTAAGGAGCGGGACTATGCTCAGGCCGAGCTGGTCGCCCCCTTTGATGGCACCATTGCCGAGCGCAATATCGATCCGTTTCAGGAAACCGATGTCGGGGAAAATGCCTTTGTACTGCAATCTTCCGGGTCGCTCGAAGTCAATGTACGAATTCCCGAGACATTGATTCGTGACATCGAATATGGCCAGGTGGTTCAGGTGACCTTCCCAACCCTTGAAGGGACCCGATTAAACGGTATCGTGAACGAAATTGGTTCCCGCGTCGAAACCGGTAACTCCTTTCCGGTTAACATCCAGCTGCCGGTTCCCGATGCGGAATTACTGCCGGGCATGACCGCCAGCGTCACCTTTAATTTTGATAAATACCTCGATGGTCGGACTGCTTATCTTATCCCCCTTTCCGCCATCGCGATCGAGTTTGGCTCCGTTCGAAAAGCGACCGAGGAGCGTTCACAAACCAAAGAAAATATCGCCCCGGTGTATGTCGTTGCTGAAGACGGCACGCTCAAGGTTCGGAATCTGTTGATCGGTGATCTGCGGGGCAATTATCTGGAGGTGTACGAAGGCCTCGAAGCCGGAGACAAAGTGGTTAGCGCCGGGGTTACCTTTTTGCGCGAAGGGATGACGGTTGAACTCTGGACACCGGAGCAGGGTTTAACGGATGGATAAGCTGACACGTTTTGTCATTGATCACGCCCGTTTTTCCGGCTTGATGGTGGTGGCCCTGTTTTTGGGTGGGCTGGTTACTTTTGCATCACAACCCCGCCAGGAAGATCCGGAAATCACCACACGCAGTGCCCAGGTGGTGACCTCGTTCCCGGGGTTGTCTCCGGAGCGCATAGAGCAACTGATTACCCGCCCCATCGAAGATAAAATCAAAGAGATTCCGGAGATCAAAGAGATCAAGTCGGTCTCCATGGCCGGGATGTCCATTATCACTCCGGAGGTTCATGATCGTTACTACGATATGAATCCGATCTGGGCTGACTTGCGCAATAAAATGGATGACTTGCGTGACAGCTTGCCCGAAGGCACCCAGGGTCCGAAGGTAAACGACGACTATGGTCGTGTCGCCGTTGTAACGCTGGCGTTGACCGGTGCCGATTATTCCATGGCCGAACTTTATGAGGTTGCCAAGGACACCAAGGACAACCTGGGTAATCTGCCGCTGGTAGCCAGTGTTGATCTCTACGGGGTTCAGGAAGAGCGTATCTGGCTGGAATTTGATAGCAACTTTATGTCGCAGTTTAATCTGACGCCCGCCACTATCGTAAATGCACTGCGCGCCCAAAACATCGTACTGCCCGGCGGCACCATCAACGCCGCCGGACAAAATGTGGTCATTGAACCCTCCGGCGACCTGCGCTCGGTGGAGGAGATCCAGGATTTAGCTATCGAAACCGATGACGGTGAACTGGTCTATCTGCGCGACCTCGCAACCGTTCGCCGGGATTACATCGACCCACCCAAGGCACCGGCATTTTTTAATAACCAGCAAGCCATTGTACTCGGCATATCGATGGTCAGTTCTTCCAATGTGGTCGAGTTGGGTAAGCAAATTAACGAGCGCCTTGCTCTTCTTACGCCCAAACTGCCCCTGGGAATGCACCTGGATATTGCGATTTTTCAACCGGATCTGGTGCAGGCATCGGTCAGTAACGCCACCAACAATCTGATGCAAACCATGGTGGCCGTGCTGGTGGTGGTCATGCTTTTTTTGGGCTGGCGCACCGGTTTGATTGTCGGCGCCATGGTACCGCTCAGCATTATGGCGACTTTGATCGGTATGGCCGTATGGGGCATTGAACTGCACCGAATTTCAATCGCTGCCATTATCGTGGCCCTCGGTCTGCTGGTCGATAATGGCGTTGTCATTGCAGAGGATATTCGTCAGCGTATGGACCGGGGTATGGCCCGGCTTGATGCCGTCACCGCTACTCCTAAAGCGTTGGCCATACCCTTGCTGACCAGCTCGCTAACCACCATCCTGGCCTTTATGCCGCTGATCTTGATTGACGATTCCACAGGTGAATTTTTACGTTCACTGGGACAGGTGTTGGCACTCGCCCTGCTCGCGTCATGGACGTTATCCATCACCCTGACCCCGGCGTTTTGTTACTGGTTTTTGCCCGACCCAACAGCCACGGCGGTCAATGGTGATGGTCAGAACCCAACTACCGATAACTACCACTCCCTGGCCTACCGATTTTATCGTCGACTATTGAACTGGCTGTTGAAATGGCGAGTCACCTTTATTGTGATTATGGTTGCCTTGTTGTTTGCGGCTGGCGAAGTGTTCCAGTTTGTTAAGCAGCGCTCTCTGGGGCCTTCGGAGCGGAACCAGTTTACGATCTATCTTGATTTACCGGCCGAAGCTCATATCAGTGAAACGTTGATGGCCAGCGAAAAACTATCGACGTACTTAACCGACAAGGACGCCAACCCTGAAGTAACCGACATTCTTTCCTATGTGGGTTCGGGCGGACCACGCTTCTTCCTGGCGCTGAGCCCCAACGATGCGCAACCGAATAAGGCGTTTTTTGTCGTCAACACCCAAACCAGCGATCAAATCGACAGGGTGATGGAGCGGGTTGAAGTTTTCCTGAAGCGGGATTTACCCCAGGCCAACGGGCGAACCGATATTTTGTTCCTGGGCAGCGCCGCGCTTGGCACCGTCGAGATAAGGGCAATGGGTCCCGACGGCGATGTGTTACGCCGAATCGGAGAAGAGCTGAAAGCATCGTTTTACAGCGTACCGGGTAGCGTCGCCATTCGTAGCGACTGGGAGAACCCGGTCCTTAAACTTCGAGTGGATATCGACCAGGAACGGGCCCGGCGAGCCGGAGTGACCAGCGAAGCCATTGCCCAGTCATTATATGCTTCCTTCGATGGTCAGCAGGTCACCAGTTATCGGGAAAATGACAAGGTGATTCCGGTGACGCTCAGGGCTCAGTCCGAAGATCGTGGCAACCTGGACCGCCTGCGCACCGTCGAAGTGTTATCGACTTCGGGGGTTCCTGTACCGCTGTTGCAAATTGCTAATTTTGAAGGGATCGTCGAATCCAGCAGAATTCGACGCTATAACCAGCAACGGGCGCTGACCATTGCCGGCAAGCACCCTCAGCTAACCGCTCAGGAACTTTACGCAGGCATGCAGGAAAGACTGGATGAAATTGAGCTGCCTCGCGGGTACACATTGGAACTGGAAGGGGAACTCAAATCCTCTCAGGAATCCAATGAGAATCTGTTCGGCCTCGCACCGCACGCTCTGTTCCTGATCTTAATGTTGCTGGTATTGCAATTCAATTCGTTCCGTCGACCGGCCATTATCCTGCTCACTATTCCGCTGGTGATTATTGGCGCTAACTTTGGCCTGGCCCTGTTCGGTGCCTACTTCGATTTCACCTCCATGTTGGGGCTGTTCAGTCTGGCGGGAATTATTATCAATAACGGCATTGTAATGATCGATCGTATCGATCAGGCACGCAACGAAGGCCTGTCCGTGGATGCGGCGGTCATGCAAGCGGCCCTGTCCCGAGCCAGGCCGATCATCATGACCACCATCACCACCATTGTCGGCTTATTACCGCTGGCCTTGTTCGGCGGTGAGTTCTGGCACGGCATGGCCATTGTCATTATGTGCGGACTGGGAGTGGGTACCCTGCTGACGTTGGGTTTTGTTCCCGTCTTATACAGCCTGTTTTTTCGTTCCCGGCGCGAAGCACCGGTCAGCGCCAAATAACACACAACCTGGAAGGTTAGACAAAATGGATAGAGAACTAGCAGTGTGACCCGGCATCTGAGTGGTCACACTGCTGGTTAAAACAACGCCAAAGATTTCGTCCATATTTCAAGGCACACTCTTGCCGGCACACTCTAACGCAATCAAATACGCAGCCTTCTCTCGCTGCTCACGTAAGTCCATTAGATTAGGTGAGCACCACCTATTTCATTCGAATTATCTAAGGAAATCCCGCAGTTTTTTAGGCAAAGCTGGCGATACTGTTCACTGCCCTACAGCTCTATTGTGTCAATATGGATATTACGACCCTTCGCTAGAAATAAGGGAGATTGACATGACTAATAAAACATTGACCAGCAAAACCTGTCCATTACAGCCGCTCAAAGTTGCTTGTGGCTCAGCCCTGTTGGGAGCTTTGTTTTCGTCGTCTAATCTTTTAGCGGCCGATGTAGAAACCGGCGTTAAAGCCTATGATAGTGGCGACTACGAAACCGCACTGCAACATATCCCCGAGCTGGCCAAACAAGGTAATGCCACAGCGCAGCTGTATTTGGGATATATGTACGAATACGGCCACGGTATGTCACAAAACATCCGTACGGCGGCCAAATGGTATTTGTCCGCCGCGCAACAGGGACACCCCAGCGGTCAAAGCTACCTGGGGGATATGTACCTGACAGGAATGGGTGTAAAAAAGAACATTATGGCCGCGATCTGCTGGTACACCCTGGCCGCCGAACAGGGCGACTCGATGGCCCAACACAGCCTGGGCGAGATCTACCTGATGGGGCATGGCGTTAAGGTGGATGAGGTCAGCGCCTATATGTGGTTCAGCATCGCGGAAAACAATGGCGAAGACAGGGGTGACCTGGAAGAACTGTCCTCAGTCATCGACAGCCGTGAGATTCAGTTGGCCCAGCGAAAAGCGCAACGCTGGCTGGCTAAATATGAGTAACTGGATCGGCACCCGATAACTGTAGTATCACCTCCTATCAGGAGCGCTAACCCCACCCTTCACAAACCAATGCCCTATCGGGCCAAGGCTGTAAACTTCGGAAAATACGACTATTTCCAAAGCAGCCATGCCTCTATAATCCGGCCCGCATAAGCTCAAGCCGCGCCACTCTGCACGAGGGCGCCATAGATAAAAGGAATTGGCATGCTTGCTGTTTTCCAATACCCAAAGGACGCCCCCGTGAAAACCTTTCTCGCTGTATTTTTCAGCCTGCTATTCTCCTCCAGCATTCTCGCCGCCGATTTAGCAACCGGCGTCAATGCCTATGATAATGGCGATTATGATACCGCCGCACAGCATATTCCCGAGCTGGCCAAGCAAGGGGATGCCACCGCCCAACTCTATCTGGGCAACATGTACGAATATGGTCAGGGGGTAGCAGAAAATATTGAAACCGCTGCCCAGTGGTACACCGCTTCTGCTGAGCAAGGAAACCCCAGTGGCCAGAGCTATCTTGGTGATATGTATCTGAGTGGCACCGGTGTTCCTCAGGATACCCAGGTCGCCATCAAATGGTATACCCTGGCCGCCGAGCAAGGGGATTCCATGGCCCAGTTAAATCTGGGTAGCATTTATCAAAACGGTGACGGGGTCGAACCCGATGCCGCAAAGGCCTACCTGTGGTACAGCATCGCAGAAGCCAATGGAGAAGACTCCGGCGAACTGGAAGACCTTGCCAGCAGCCTGAGCGCCGAACAGCTAACAGCGGCAAAACAGCAAGCCACTGACTGGCTGGCCAAACATCCGCACTAAACCAGGCTATCGACTTGATGCTCCCTGGCCATAAATTGGCCAGGGCTTGGGGCGAAGGCGCGCAGCGACTCTGACTGAATCCGTGTTGCCCTCTCTTTATGCCGCCACGTCGGCGTTTTTGGCTCTTAGCAAACGCCCCAGGGCTTCGCGTCCGAAGGCGTCACTGAAGTCATTTTTTTCCCAGGCTACCTTGCCACCAATCAGCACCAGATCAACCACTTCATCGGAACGGTTCACTAATTGATGGTGACTAAACTCTTCCCGATAAACCCGCTCCACACTGGCTTCACCATCGTAGCGGGCCAGTGTGTCGGGATTAATCAGTATCAGATCAGCCACATCGCCTTCGTAGAGGGTACCGCCGTCAACACCGAAGACATCCGCGGCGTCTTTGGTCAATCGCTTGACCATATAGCTGACATCTTTATCGCCCCCCTCGGCCGCCAGCTTCAAGCTGCGCAGGTTAACATCGTAAAACGCCATATTGGTCAGATGTGCACCGCAGTCGTTAAAGCCCGGTAACAACAGCGGGTCCATCAACAACTCACGCACGGTCTGAATATCCCGATTGGCCGTAATAGTGCACCAGCTGATATCGGTATCGAAGGTACGCAGTATCTGCAGCATAAAATCGGCTTCATCGGATACCCAGAAGAAGTCGCGTTCTACCAGAGCTTTTTCATCGGCTTGCATATCGGCAACAGCGTTCCCGGCTTTGATGGCCAGAACCCGATCGAACAATGTCTGGAAATCCATACCCTGCCAATTGCTTTGCGGGCAGAGATCGACGGTCATATCCGCCAGTGTGCGGTTAAAGGCATAATCTTCCAAATTCAGTTTGCGCTTCAGCCGATCGAGGTTCCAACCGGTTTTGCCCGTCATCCACATCTTGCGGAAGGTTTTAATGTACTCGGCATCGTTAAGAATCTTCAGCCGGGTAGCACGATCTTCCAGCTCGGTTTCATTGAGCCTTCGCAGTTCTGGAATCTCTTCTGCCAGAGGTGTTATGGCACCGTCGGACCAGGTTTTAAAGGGTGCGCCCAGTGCTTGCATATGGAAGCTTCCCTGTACCCATTTGGAATTCAATACTCGCGACAGGGTTTTCGCCAGGCGGGCAATTTTCCAGTTATTGGCCAGATCCAGTGCGGCAACGACCGTAGTTTTTAAAGGTTTGCCATGCAGACGGCCGCTGGTCAGGAGAAAGGTTTTCAGGGTGCCAATCACACTGTCTTTCGGCGGTGTCGCCTGCCAAAGTGAATTTTGCTCACGAACAACCTGTGTCAACTGCTTAAGCTCGCCATACTTGGCAAACTGGGTGGGAATGGTTTTGTCGCAATGGGGCTGCCCGGCCAGATAATGAAACGGCAAAGCGTCCGTCGAAAAGCCAGCATAGCCTTGCTTTAAGGCATCACGCAGCGTGCTTTTCATGGCTTCGACCTCCTGCGTACTGGGGTCCCGACTGATACTGTTTTCAAACCCCATGGCTTCGATTCGCAGCATCGAATGGGGCATCAACGTCACCACATTGGGCCCAAGACTCAGCTGTTCCAAGTGCTCCAGATAACCCTGGGGAGTGCTCCAGTCGACTTTGTCGGCACAGCTTCTGAGTACCGATTTGGGAATATTTTCAACCCGGGCATAGCAATCCACAATGGGGTCATTGGCACCATCACGCTGGGCACCGAAGGCCAGACCCAGGCTGCAGTTGGCGATTACCACCGTGGTGGTACCGTGACGGGTGGATTCCGGCAACCCCGGAGCCACTTCCAACTCCAGATCATAGTGGGTATGAATGTCGAACAAACCAGGCATTAACCACTGCCCGGTGGCGTCTATGACTCGGCCCGCACTCTGCTCACTTAGATTGGGCCCACGGCTTACAATTTTACCGCCAGCTATCGCTACGTCTTCGATGACAGGGGTTTCACCGTTATTAAAGACCTTGGCATTTTTTATCAGGATATCGATGTCAGGTTGTTGATCGCTCATGGGTAACTCTCGCCCTATTATTGTTGTGGTGATTGCTTGATTATATGATTTATCAATAATTTCCGGTTGCTTACACACCTTTGTTTATGATTTTTTATGATAGTTTTTCACATTTTTCAAAGTAGCTTGCCAACATGGCAGCACCCAGATCGAGCACTTCGGTTTTGGGTACGGAAGATTCACTGAACACGTGGCGGTGCACCAGGCCTTCGGCCATAGCAAACAGGTTAAAGGCCACGGTTTCGGGTGATTCGACATTAAAACTTTGCACAAACAACCGAACCCGCTGTTCCAGTACCGCCTCACCCTGATCGAGAATCCGGGCCAGGGAAGCATCGATATTACGCCGGTGCTCCAGCACCTGATGCAGCTCTGGTGTTTGTTGGTGAAAATCGTAAATCAGTGACAGTACACGGCGAAACACGGCCTTTATGTCATCACCAACGTCTAGCGCATTATCAGGAATCAATTCAATCCCGGTCGGCGCCACATCCGCCTGTAGCTGCTCCATTCTCTGCTGGGCAACCACACGCAGGATATCGTCTTTGTTGTCAAAATATTGATAGAAGGTTCCCGTCGCCACCCCGGCACGGGCTGCCACCGTTTTAGCAGTGGTCGCTTCATAGCCCCATTCGCTAAAATTGAGGATCGCGGCCTCTATCAGGGCTGTGCGCTTCATGCGGGCACGGGTCTGGGTCGGCAGACTCTTCATAAGGCTCCATCAGGATAAATGGCGGATTCAAACGACCGCAACGGACCGCCTGCACCGTTCAACATTGACCAAGTTTTGCACCAAATTGAACTTGACGTCAAGTTCATGGATGGGTCAATATTTATCCCCTAACCTGACCCTAAAATAATAAGGAACGTACTATGGATACGTTAACCAGGCCGCAGAGCACTCCTGATGCGAACCCAGCCTCCAGCCCTGAGCAGTGGCGCGAACAGGGAGCAATCCTGCGTCTTAACGACCATAACCTCTTTGTTATGGACCAGGGCGATCGCGGCCTGCCGACCCTGTTGCTGATTCACGGTTTCCCCACCTCCAGCTGGGATTGGCAACCTGTCTGGAATACCCTCAGCAAGCGCTACCGCCTGGTCAGCATGGATATGCTGGGCTTCGGATTTTCTGATAAGCCCGATCCACACCATTACAGCATTCACGAACAGGCGGATCTGTTTGAAGCACTGATCCAGACCAAGCAGCTTGGGGACTTTCATGTGCTGGCCCACGACTACGGTGATACCGTGGCGCAAGAGCTGCTGGCACGGCAGCTGGAAGGCCAGGGTGCCGGTCAATGGCTCTCTTGCTGCTTTCTCAATGGCGGACTCTTCCCGGAAACCCATCGAGCCCTGCTCACCCAAAAACTGCTATTAAGCCCACTGGGAAAATGGGTCAACAAGCTGGCGGGCTATCATAAATTTCGCCAGAGTTTCAGCTCGGTATTCGGTGCCAACAGCAAGCCCAGTGAACAGGAGTTGCAAGCGTTCTGGCGCATCATCAACACTCACAACGGCAAACATATTTTCCATAATTTGATCACCTATATGCGCGATCGCATCGAGCATCGAGAACGCTGGGTAACCGCTTTACAGCGATCGGACATTCCCCTGGCCTTGATCAACGGCGCCTCCGATCCCGTGTCCGGCCAACATATGGTGGCTCGCTATCAGGAGCTCAATTGCCGGCTCGATTATCTGGGACAGTTGCCCGATATCGGCCATTACCCACAGGTTGAAGATCCGGCCGCCGTGCTGGAGCATTATTTGTGCTTCCTGAATCAGGTCGCTAAAGAATCCTGAACGATCAGTACAGACTTCAAAAGCTGTACTGATAACCGGTCGACAACCAGATACTGGGCGCTTGGCCCTCGGTGGTGCCATTGAGATTAATGGAAAACAGGGCGTTTTCTATCACATCGTATTCGATGCCCAGCCCCAGTTTGAGCCAACTCTGTTTGCTGTCGGGACCTTCCAGCTCGAAACGGGTTACGCCGCTGGCTTCACCGGACAGTCGATAGCCATCATCATTATTGCTGTGTACTCCTTCCAATTGACTGGTAACACGCAGCCGATCATCGATACGGGTCAACCCCTGCAGGCCCAGTCGCAGATCTGCCGAATAACCGGTAGCCTTGTTAAAGCGAGCCGGGAAACCGCCACCGGTTTCCGTGTAACTGTCCACCGAGGTTTCGAAGTAACTGACAGAGGCATAGGGATTAATACGAGTCGAGGACAACTGCAAGGCGTTATCCCATTCAAAATGCGAACGCACCCCTGTGCTATTGGTATCCGGCGAGCCTTTGGAGCTAACCGCCGTACCGGCATTAAGATAGCCTCGCTTAATATCCGCTTCGCCATGGCTGTAAAATACAGTCAGGGCACCCCATAACTGCGAATCGCCAAGCTTATGCATCGGTGCCAATAACTCGCCAACGACATAAATAGCATCGGCATCCAGATCACCGTTTTGATACAGATCGTATTCGGATGCCCAGCTTTTGCCTAATGAAATATTCAACTGCACCTGGCCAAAATTGTAACACCCGGTGGCTTCCGCCATACCCAGACGGCCATCGCGATCCTCATGATCGTCGTACCCCCAGTCGCCTCCGATCCGGAAACAACGCTCGCCAGGCGCCACTCGACGCGACAACGGATTGGAGTGCAGTCCGTGCATTAGCATCTCACTTTTCATCGCTAAGGAACCGAGCACCACGGTATTACCTTGCAGACTGGCCGCGTATTCATCAAGCGCTATGGCGCCATCAACCCGCACCAACAGAGGCCGGTTGTCACTGGCAAGCCCGACAACCACCAGGCCGTCGGCACTGACACCGCTTACCC
This window of the Aestuariirhabdus haliotis genome carries:
- a CDS encoding efflux RND transporter periplasmic adaptor subunit; translation: MMNRPTLGLPVALALMGALLLTGCGTEPEPLAETIPRVKYFEVGEQATGQSRRISGKLVAADTSLLSFSVAGTVEQVLVNRGDRVEKGQVLAVLDIEPLRLAVEQSRAQLNIASARATETKQSYDRAINLFNKQALSQADVDKATANHATALGNLKSAQSDLDRKERDYAQAELVAPFDGTIAERNIDPFQETDVGENAFVLQSSGSLEVNVRIPETLIRDIEYGQVVQVTFPTLEGTRLNGIVNEIGSRVETGNSFPVNIQLPVPDAELLPGMTASVTFNFDKYLDGRTAYLIPLSAIAIEFGSVRKATEERSQTKENIAPVYVVAEDGTLKVRNLLIGDLRGNYLEVYEGLEAGDKVVSAGVTFLREGMTVELWTPEQGLTDG
- a CDS encoding efflux RND transporter permease subunit; protein product: MDKLTRFVIDHARFSGLMVVALFLGGLVTFASQPRQEDPEITTRSAQVVTSFPGLSPERIEQLITRPIEDKIKEIPEIKEIKSVSMAGMSIITPEVHDRYYDMNPIWADLRNKMDDLRDSLPEGTQGPKVNDDYGRVAVVTLALTGADYSMAELYEVAKDTKDNLGNLPLVASVDLYGVQEERIWLEFDSNFMSQFNLTPATIVNALRAQNIVLPGGTINAAGQNVVIEPSGDLRSVEEIQDLAIETDDGELVYLRDLATVRRDYIDPPKAPAFFNNQQAIVLGISMVSSSNVVELGKQINERLALLTPKLPLGMHLDIAIFQPDLVQASVSNATNNLMQTMVAVLVVVMLFLGWRTGLIVGAMVPLSIMATLIGMAVWGIELHRISIAAIIVALGLLVDNGVVIAEDIRQRMDRGMARLDAVTATPKALAIPLLTSSLTTILAFMPLILIDDSTGEFLRSLGQVLALALLASWTLSITLTPAFCYWFLPDPTATAVNGDGQNPTTDNYHSLAYRFYRRLLNWLLKWRVTFIVIMVALLFAAGEVFQFVKQRSLGPSERNQFTIYLDLPAEAHISETLMASEKLSTYLTDKDANPEVTDILSYVGSGGPRFFLALSPNDAQPNKAFFVVNTQTSDQIDRVMERVEVFLKRDLPQANGRTDILFLGSAALGTVEIRAMGPDGDVLRRIGEELKASFYSVPGSVAIRSDWENPVLKLRVDIDQERARRAGVTSEAIAQSLYASFDGQQVTSYRENDKVIPVTLRAQSEDRGNLDRLRTVEVLSTSGVPVPLLQIANFEGIVESSRIRRYNQQRALTIAGKHPQLTAQELYAGMQERLDEIELPRGYTLELEGELKSSQESNENLFGLAPHALFLILMLLVLQFNSFRRPAIILLTIPLVIIGANFGLALFGAYFDFTSMLGLFSLAGIIINNGIVMIDRIDQARNEGLSVDAAVMQAALSRARPIIMTTITTIVGLLPLALFGGEFWHGMAIVIMCGLGVGTLLTLGFVPVLYSLFFRSRREAPVSAK
- a CDS encoding tetratricopeptide repeat protein; translation: MTNKTLTSKTCPLQPLKVACGSALLGALFSSSNLLAADVETGVKAYDSGDYETALQHIPELAKQGNATAQLYLGYMYEYGHGMSQNIRTAAKWYLSAAQQGHPSGQSYLGDMYLTGMGVKKNIMAAICWYTLAAEQGDSMAQHSLGEIYLMGHGVKVDEVSAYMWFSIAENNGEDRGDLEELSSVIDSREIQLAQRKAQRWLAKYE
- a CDS encoding tetratricopeptide repeat protein, with the protein product MLAVFQYPKDAPVKTFLAVFFSLLFSSSILAADLATGVNAYDNGDYDTAAQHIPELAKQGDATAQLYLGNMYEYGQGVAENIETAAQWYTASAEQGNPSGQSYLGDMYLSGTGVPQDTQVAIKWYTLAAEQGDSMAQLNLGSIYQNGDGVEPDAAKAYLWYSIAEANGEDSGELEDLASSLSAEQLTAAKQQATDWLAKHPH
- a CDS encoding N-acyl-D-amino-acid deacylase family protein — encoded protein: MSDQQPDIDILIKNAKVFNNGETPVIEDVAIAGGKIVSRGPNLSEQSAGRVIDATGQWLMPGLFDIHTHYDLELEVAPGLPESTRHGTTTVVIANCSLGLAFGAQRDGANDPIVDCYARVENIPKSVLRSCADKVDWSTPQGYLEHLEQLSLGPNVVTLMPHSMLRIEAMGFENSISRDPSTQEVEAMKSTLRDALKQGYAGFSTDALPFHYLAGQPHCDKTIPTQFAKYGELKQLTQVVREQNSLWQATPPKDSVIGTLKTFLLTSGRLHGKPLKTTVVAALDLANNWKIARLAKTLSRVLNSKWVQGSFHMQALGAPFKTWSDGAITPLAEEIPELRRLNETELEDRATRLKILNDAEYIKTFRKMWMTGKTGWNLDRLKRKLNLEDYAFNRTLADMTVDLCPQSNWQGMDFQTLFDRVLAIKAGNAVADMQADEKALVERDFFWVSDEADFMLQILRTFDTDISWCTITANRDIQTVRELLMDPLLLPGFNDCGAHLTNMAFYDVNLRSLKLAAEGGDKDVSYMVKRLTKDAADVFGVDGGTLYEGDVADLILINPDTLARYDGEASVERVYREEFSHHQLVNRSDEVVDLVLIGGKVAWEKNDFSDAFGREALGRLLRAKNADVAA
- a CDS encoding TetR/AcrR family transcriptional regulator, giving the protein MKSLPTQTRARMKRTALIEAAILNFSEWGYEATTAKTVAARAGVATGTFYQYFDNKDDILRVVAQQRMEQLQADVAPTGIELIPDNALDVGDDIKAVFRRVLSLIYDFHQQTPELHQVLEHRRNIDASLARILDQGEAVLEQRVRLFVQSFNVESPETVAFNLFAMAEGLVHRHVFSESSVPKTEVLDLGAAMLASYFEKCEKLS
- a CDS encoding alpha/beta fold hydrolase, whose translation is MDTLTRPQSTPDANPASSPEQWREQGAILRLNDHNLFVMDQGDRGLPTLLLIHGFPTSSWDWQPVWNTLSKRYRLVSMDMLGFGFSDKPDPHHYSIHEQADLFEALIQTKQLGDFHVLAHDYGDTVAQELLARQLEGQGAGQWLSCCFLNGGLFPETHRALLTQKLLLSPLGKWVNKLAGYHKFRQSFSSVFGANSKPSEQELQAFWRIINTHNGKHIFHNLITYMRDRIEHRERWVTALQRSDIPLALINGASDPVSGQHMVARYQELNCRLDYLGQLPDIGHYPQVEDPAAVLEHYLCFLNQVAKES
- a CDS encoding autotransporter domain-containing protein, whose product is MSSKSKVICAAVLWWAVGGIASVYADGQIVEIKDSLPAGASFLPMLPAISADGRVVAGAVVSGTALAYRWTEEGAVQDIGVLAGHSFPIVGALNADGTVILGTSLNAGGQREAYLWTQGSGMQALGSLGGETEAYGINANGSVAVGQSYDSVDGQYRAFRWTQAGGMVSLGTLAGSTGTSIARGISADGTVIVGFSDDAGGRPEAFRWTQSGGMQQLDVTSNYSDALAISADGAVVVGSNRFSGYDEAFRWTQAAGMQALGLLPGKTQSKATAVNADGSVVVGDSWAGGGSSSSAFRWTETDGLQTINQWLDDNEVEVAPGFEMSRVSGVSADGLVVVGLASDNRPLLVRVDGAIALDEYAASLQGNTVVLGSLAMKSEMLMHGLHSNPLSRRVAPGERCFRIGGDWGYDDHEDRDGRLGMAEATGCYNFGQVQLNISLGKSWASEYDLYQNGDLDADAIYVVGELLAPMHKLGDSQLWGALTVFYSHGEADIKRGYLNAGTAVSSKGSPDTNSTGVRSHFEWDNALQLSSTRINPYASVSYFETSVDSYTETGGGFPARFNKATGYSADLRLGLQGLTRIDDRLRVTSQLEGVHSNNDDGYRLSGEASGVTRFELEGPDSKQSWLKLGLGIEYDVIENALFSINLNGTTEGQAPSIWLSTGYQYSF